A genomic segment from Kiritimatiellia bacterium encodes:
- a CDS encoding RidA family protein codes for MNRIVLTPLAAQPIGPYNQAVIAGNLVYTSGQIPIDPATGQMETGDIRTQTEVVLRNLKAILEAAGSGLDRVVKVTVFLQDMNDFAAMNEVYMKYFPDKVTAPARSTIQVARLPKDAKVEIEAVASV; via the coding sequence ATGAACCGAATCGTGCTTACGCCGTTGGCCGCCCAGCCCATCGGGCCCTACAATCAGGCGGTGATTGCGGGCAACCTAGTGTATACGTCCGGGCAGATCCCCATCGACCCGGCGACCGGACAAATGGAAACCGGCGACATTAGGACTCAGACCGAGGTAGTCCTCCGCAACCTCAAGGCGATTCTCGAGGCGGCTGGATCGGGCCTGGACCGGGTGGTCAAGGTGACAGTTTTCCTGCAGGACATGAACGACTTTGCCGCGATGAACGAGGTCTACATGAAATATTTCCCCGACAAGGTGACGGCACCGGCCCGCAGCACGATTCAGGTGGCCCGGCTGCCGAAGGATGCCAAAGTGGAAATCGAGGCCGTGGCGAGCGTATAG
- a CDS encoding ABC transporter permease subunit, with amino-acid sequence MTPKKVHWHQVRHHWEIYLFILPTLILIGLFQYYPAASGIFHSFYRWNGSDIAEPVGWLNYIDLIRNPEFWNSFRLAFILGAWNVVKMIPALLVAVAIHRCRSERMNFFYRTLFVVPMVIPGLIVVLIWRSFFFEATSGYLNRFLVESGLFGLLVRLDQALGWGGIFVEGQMPAWLGDPRLIVTACIVWGFPWVGSFAVLTHLAKLQAISKDVYEAAEIDGVNWFTKFTRIELPLIMGSIYLLLVFVIIDTIKDAGMILALAGLEGGPGGKATVPALFMLRKAFLTQEMGAACAVGIVLTIVVLGLQKLSTLMLGWTNLNPRQKAAVRLTTSAVGLGILIGAYKWGLHRIEGLGWLFVVASIPFPQIFAWLSRWLPERKRDEHWVRPEDRAFALESNPWYRAARVVGGLSLRALKHAFIWFVLIFAFLPLYLMIVVSFKDNQQFYLAPAALTTPLHWENWRAAWDAVTPTVANSLFISTSSTLLTLFLALCGAYFFARLRMPLSGTFWNAILLLMMMPAIANLVPLFILLRDMNLLNTLSALIIVGASGGQIFGIFMLRNFISDIPQDLFEAAEIDGATHFQQLRHVVIPLSGPILGTIGVMHFIGAWNDFVLPLIVMRDHARLPVMVQLLRMAGEYIKLWGPLMAGYAIASIPIIILFIFAQRLFIKGMTEGAVKG; translated from the coding sequence ATGACACCCAAAAAAGTCCATTGGCACCAGGTCAGGCACCATTGGGAAATCTACCTTTTCATCCTCCCCACCCTGATTCTGATCGGGCTGTTTCAGTATTATCCGGCGGCGAGCGGGATCTTTCACAGTTTTTATCGTTGGAACGGGTCGGACATCGCCGAGCCGGTCGGTTGGCTGAATTACATCGACCTCATTCGCAACCCGGAATTCTGGAACTCCTTCCGGCTGGCATTCATTTTGGGCGCATGGAATGTGGTCAAAATGATCCCCGCGCTGCTTGTGGCGGTGGCGATCCACCGCTGTCGCAGCGAACGGATGAACTTTTTCTACCGCACGCTGTTTGTCGTGCCGATGGTCATCCCCGGGCTGATCGTCGTGCTGATCTGGCGGTCGTTTTTCTTTGAGGCCACATCCGGCTATTTGAACCGTTTTCTGGTCGAAAGTGGATTGTTTGGCCTGCTGGTTCGTCTGGACCAAGCGCTGGGCTGGGGCGGCATCTTCGTCGAAGGACAGATGCCCGCCTGGCTTGGCGACCCGCGGCTGATTGTGACGGCGTGCATCGTGTGGGGTTTCCCCTGGGTGGGCTCATTTGCCGTGCTGACGCACCTGGCGAAACTGCAGGCCATCAGCAAGGACGTGTACGAGGCGGCGGAAATCGACGGCGTCAACTGGTTCACGAAGTTCACTCGGATCGAGCTGCCGCTCATCATGGGGTCCATTTATCTGCTGCTTGTCTTTGTCATCATCGACACGATCAAGGATGCGGGGATGATCCTGGCCCTCGCAGGGCTTGAAGGGGGACCGGGCGGAAAAGCGACTGTTCCGGCGCTGTTCATGTTGCGCAAGGCCTTTCTCACGCAGGAGATGGGCGCGGCATGCGCGGTCGGCATCGTGTTGACGATTGTGGTCCTCGGGTTGCAAAAGCTTAGCACGCTGATGCTGGGGTGGACGAATTTGAACCCCCGACAGAAGGCGGCCGTCCGCTTGACGACGAGCGCGGTGGGACTCGGCATCCTGATCGGCGCTTACAAGTGGGGTCTCCACCGCATTGAGGGGTTGGGATGGCTGTTTGTGGTGGCTTCGATACCGTTTCCCCAAATCTTTGCTTGGCTTTCGCGCTGGCTGCCGGAACGGAAGCGCGATGAGCACTGGGTGCGGCCAGAAGACCGCGCGTTTGCGCTAGAGTCCAATCCTTGGTATCGCGCGGCTCGTGTGGTGGGCGGCCTTTCGCTGCGCGCCCTCAAGCACGCGTTCATTTGGTTCGTCCTGATTTTCGCTTTCCTGCCGCTCTATCTGATGATCGTGGTGAGCTTCAAGGACAACCAGCAATTCTACCTGGCGCCCGCAGCGCTGACGACGCCGCTGCACTGGGAGAACTGGCGAGCGGCCTGGGACGCAGTGACCCCCACGGTGGCCAACAGCCTGTTCATCTCAACAAGCTCGACGCTGCTCACGCTCTTTCTCGCCCTTTGTGGCGCGTATTTCTTCGCCCGGCTCCGGATGCCGCTTTCCGGGACATTCTGGAATGCCATTCTGCTGTTGATGATGATGCCGGCGATCGCGAACCTCGTGCCGCTGTTCATCTTGCTGCGGGATATGAACCTGCTGAACACGCTGTCGGCCCTCATCATTGTCGGCGCCTCCGGCGGGCAGATTTTCGGCATCTTCATGCTTAGAAACTTCATATCGGACATTCCGCAGGACCTTTTCGAGGCAGCCGAGATCGACGGGGCGACTCACTTCCAGCAACTGCGCCATGTGGTGATACCGCTGTCGGGTCCGATTCTGGGGACGATCGGGGTGATGCACTTCATCGGCGCTTGGAATGATTTTGTACTGCCCCTGATTGTGATGCGGGACCATGCGAGGCTGCCCGTCATGGTACAGCTTCTCCGGATGGCCGGTGAATACATAAAGCTCTGGGGACCGTTGATGGCCGGGTACGCGATTGCATCGATCCCAATTATTATCCTGTTTATCTTTGCCCAGCGGTTGTTCATCAAGGGGATGACCGAGGGTGCCGTGAAAGGCTAG
- a CDS encoding tetratricopeptide repeat protein, whose product MSRRSELAGIVTMLKPISLAGCCLALVMAAATARAQSVDQDFEFAQRLIERGFPDFANKLMQQVAAKHPDQAGRAKLVKAEGLISQRKFAEAEAVISELPAGDPKADAIRLALGRGYFRVGDMDRARAIYKGFFDQFKTPPSDPDLLKAYRDAAYQFAQMLQQAGDLAGAAEALGRIIATKPGREIERSLMAEQAQMLVDQAVKSSGAERTQLLDRAAKICGEIQWGGVDLWFGHSIITLANIELAKGNRARAQELITKQYRDILREIDKLIEEQNLSRALNPNAGARFLLGQMYEQDAEAAARDPAKKDEVIQALGRALNEYFNVFVKYGDSDWGPRAGIKANEVKARLESMGKTVNVDLGAHAEQAAATQMRLADNLFREKKFAEAAVEYLRVANAYPTADAAARALGFATQSYLELGDKLFARMVIQHIAERYSGRPAGATALLAAATTANNKKDSEFATEIYEAYLKGFPQHERAGMILFFLGNERRKAGDNEGANYYFQRIVDNYPKDQYYPQALRLIARSYYDLGDFEKAAAAYAKLVNDVPPSPERAAAQFSLADCYVRLQQWPKAAAELKTLIDWLTPTNNPYASTDADRERNRALLERAFFQRANVIARITAPADRVQQLRSAALQLYEQFLSQFPKSELAPKALMGLGQMQLALGQTDAAAQTFDRLAREYPQSEEGKNALFSLARSAMEIGQIEQARQAFRKMAQTPDRFSPDEFARIGQLMIDAKLYDEALEAFRIAAENPQILATKDTPASRAILERALFGVGSANFARGNYEEAVKALERLLQEYPRSGLFFEARFMLGEAYAALGNFLAASQSLSDIFRFANDPIQINRASMKLAEVQLRANDKAGALASYQRVALLSDPSKQEQRPFIQEALLKSVPLAMEIGRFKDAVESCDQFLQLFPTSDKVSDVRRMRAEAALQVSSAAGAPPAGSPPAGSPASGQSGGETP is encoded by the coding sequence ATGTCGCGCCGATCCGAGCTTGCCGGGATAGTCACGATGCTCAAACCGATCTCGCTCGCCGGCTGCTGTCTGGCTCTGGTCATGGCGGCAGCCACGGCGCGGGCCCAATCTGTCGATCAGGATTTTGAGTTTGCCCAGCGCCTGATCGAGCGAGGTTTTCCGGACTTCGCAAACAAGTTGATGCAGCAGGTTGCAGCGAAGCACCCGGACCAGGCCGGCCGGGCGAAGCTCGTCAAGGCCGAAGGGCTAATTTCCCAGCGCAAGTTCGCAGAGGCGGAGGCGGTGATCTCAGAGCTTCCCGCCGGCGACCCCAAAGCGGATGCAATTCGTTTGGCGCTGGGCCGCGGCTACTTCCGTGTGGGGGACATGGATCGCGCCCGGGCGATCTACAAGGGGTTCTTTGACCAGTTCAAGACGCCCCCGTCGGACCCGGACCTGTTGAAGGCCTATCGCGACGCCGCCTACCAATTTGCGCAAATGCTTCAGCAGGCCGGCGATTTGGCCGGCGCCGCGGAGGCGCTGGGCCGGATTATCGCGACCAAACCGGGACGGGAGATCGAGCGTTCGTTGATGGCCGAGCAGGCGCAAATGCTGGTCGATCAGGCCGTCAAATCGTCCGGAGCCGAACGCACTCAATTGCTGGACCGCGCGGCGAAAATCTGCGGTGAGATTCAGTGGGGCGGCGTCGACCTCTGGTTCGGCCACTCGATCATCACGCTGGCCAATATCGAGCTAGCGAAGGGCAACCGGGCGCGGGCCCAGGAACTGATCACCAAACAGTACCGCGATATCCTCCGTGAAATCGACAAGCTCATCGAGGAACAGAATCTATCGCGCGCGCTGAATCCAAATGCGGGGGCGCGATTCCTACTGGGCCAAATGTATGAGCAGGACGCCGAGGCGGCCGCCCGGGACCCCGCAAAGAAGGATGAGGTTATTCAGGCGCTCGGTCGCGCGCTGAACGAATATTTCAATGTCTTCGTGAAATATGGGGACAGCGACTGGGGCCCGCGTGCAGGCATCAAAGCAAATGAGGTTAAGGCCCGGCTCGAGTCGATGGGCAAGACCGTGAACGTCGACCTTGGCGCCCACGCCGAACAGGCCGCGGCGACGCAGATGCGCCTGGCGGACAACCTGTTCCGGGAAAAGAAGTTTGCTGAGGCCGCCGTGGAATATCTGCGAGTGGCGAACGCCTACCCCACGGCCGACGCGGCGGCCCGGGCGCTGGGGTTCGCGACCCAGTCCTACCTCGAACTCGGCGACAAACTTTTCGCGCGGATGGTGATCCAGCACATCGCCGAGCGCTACAGCGGGCGGCCCGCCGGGGCGACGGCGCTATTGGCGGCGGCCACAACCGCGAACAATAAGAAGGATTCGGAATTCGCCACCGAGATCTACGAGGCGTATTTGAAGGGCTTCCCGCAGCATGAGCGCGCCGGAATGATCCTCTTCTTCCTCGGCAACGAGCGGCGCAAGGCGGGCGATAATGAGGGCGCCAACTATTACTTCCAGCGGATCGTCGACAACTACCCCAAAGATCAGTATTACCCGCAGGCGCTGCGCCTTATTGCGCGGAGTTATTATGATCTCGGCGACTTCGAGAAGGCCGCCGCCGCATATGCCAAGCTGGTCAATGACGTGCCGCCGAGCCCCGAACGGGCCGCGGCGCAGTTCAGCCTCGCCGATTGCTATGTCCGGCTCCAGCAATGGCCGAAAGCGGCCGCCGAGCTGAAAACCCTGATCGACTGGCTCACGCCCACCAACAATCCCTATGCGTCGACCGACGCCGACCGGGAGCGGAATCGCGCGCTGCTCGAGCGCGCCTTCTTCCAGCGCGCCAACGTCATCGCCCGCATTACCGCGCCGGCGGATCGCGTGCAACAACTGCGCTCGGCGGCCCTCCAGCTTTACGAGCAGTTCTTGTCCCAGTTTCCGAAATCGGAGCTCGCGCCGAAGGCCCTGATGGGCCTTGGTCAGATGCAGCTCGCACTCGGCCAGACGGATGCGGCGGCCCAGACCTTCGACCGCCTCGCCCGCGAATATCCCCAGTCGGAAGAGGGAAAAAATGCCTTATTTTCTCTTGCTCGGAGCGCGATGGAAATCGGCCAGATCGAGCAGGCCCGGCAGGCCTTTCGCAAGATGGCCCAGACGCCGGACCGCTTCTCACCGGATGAATTCGCGCGCATCGGGCAGCTCATGATCGACGCCAAGTTGTACGACGAGGCGCTCGAGGCGTTCCGCATTGCGGCGGAAAATCCGCAGATTCTGGCGACGAAAGACACGCCGGCTTCGCGCGCCATCCTCGAGCGCGCGTTGTTCGGCGTCGGCAGCGCCAATTTTGCCCGCGGCAACTATGAGGAGGCCGTCAAGGCCCTCGAACGATTGCTTCAGGAATATCCGCGCAGCGGATTGTTTTTCGAGGCGAGGTTTATGCTAGGCGAAGCCTATGCCGCTCTCGGGAATTTCCTCGCCGCCAGCCAGTCGCTAAGCGACATTTTCCGGTTCGCGAATGATCCGATCCAAATCAACCGGGCGAGCATGAAGCTCGCCGAAGTGCAGCTCCGCGCCAACGACAAGGCGGGCGCACTGGCCTCGTATCAACGCGTGGCGCTCCTGTCCGATCCCTCAAAACAGGAACAGAGGCCGTTTATTCAGGAAGCGTTGCTGAAGAGCGTCCCGCTGGCAATGGAAATCGGCCGGTTCAAGGACGCAGTCGAGAGTTGCGATCAATTCTTGCAGCTTTTCCCGACGAGTGACAAAGTATCCGATGTGCGGCGGATGCGCGCAGAGGCGGCGTTACAGGTCAGCTCGGCGGCGGGCGCGCCGCCCGCTGGTTCGCCGCCCGCCGGCTCGCCGGCATCCGGCCAGTCCGGAGGTGAAACCCCATGA
- a CDS encoding MotA/TolQ/ExbB proton channel family protein, with translation MSTRTRTTMGLVAVIAAAWIGVVAAPAFGQEMELSPEAKAAEAAAAKKGSPMSFFNVVASGGTMGVILWIALISCSVAGFALIVDSFITVREKKIVQESLVQKVREAIEQGDVMKALKHCEEEPGPLANILSAGFSNVQEGFEAVQEAVGVAADLESEKLLQRVTYLNVVANLSPMLGLLGTVQGMIFAFANLATMQAGAAQQQMLAINIAQALYTTAGGLIAAVPAVGFFYFFRNKATKIILGMEALTTDLVKSLRNVEVVSE, from the coding sequence ATGTCGACGCGCACACGAACAACGATGGGTCTGGTGGCGGTAATCGCAGCGGCGTGGATCGGAGTCGTTGCGGCCCCGGCCTTCGGGCAGGAGATGGAACTATCCCCGGAGGCAAAGGCGGCCGAGGCGGCGGCGGCGAAAAAAGGCTCGCCGATGAGTTTCTTCAATGTTGTCGCGAGCGGGGGCACCATGGGTGTCATTCTGTGGATCGCCCTCATCTCCTGCTCCGTGGCCGGCTTCGCGCTGATCGTGGATTCCTTCATCACGGTGCGGGAAAAGAAAATCGTGCAAGAGTCCCTCGTGCAAAAAGTGCGCGAGGCGATTGAGCAGGGCGACGTGATGAAAGCGCTGAAACACTGCGAAGAGGAGCCGGGCCCGCTGGCGAACATCCTCAGCGCGGGATTTAGCAACGTGCAGGAGGGGTTCGAAGCGGTTCAGGAGGCCGTCGGCGTGGCTGCCGACCTCGAGAGCGAGAAACTGCTGCAGCGCGTCACCTACTTGAACGTCGTCGCCAATTTGTCTCCGATGCTGGGCCTGCTCGGCACGGTGCAAGGCATGATTTTTGCCTTCGCCAACCTCGCGACGATGCAGGCCGGCGCCGCCCAGCAGCAGATGCTCGCCATCAACATCGCGCAAGCGCTCTACACGACGGCCGGAGGGCTCATCGCCGCGGTACCTGCCGTGGGCTTCTTCTATTTCTTCCGCAATAAGGCCACTAAGATCATTCTGGGCATGGAAGCGTTGACCACGGACCTGGTCAAATCCCTCCGCAACGTCGAAGTCGTTTCCGAATAA
- a CDS encoding biopolymer transporter ExbD translates to MARRKQEDTSINMTPMIDVVFQLIIFFVVTTDMQQKAIDESIRLAMAPHAKPVETRDPREIVIEVDKNGRISIARVYMSADYLYTVIRKVVADHGQTVPVIIRADGETRHDAIRAAMDAVTRAGLWKVKFAAIREKAS, encoded by the coding sequence ATGGCACGGCGCAAGCAGGAAGACACGAGCATCAACATGACGCCGATGATCGACGTCGTGTTCCAGCTCATCATCTTCTTCGTCGTCACAACGGACATGCAGCAGAAGGCCATCGACGAGAGCATCCGGCTCGCGATGGCGCCGCATGCCAAACCTGTCGAGACGAGGGATCCACGGGAGATCGTCATCGAAGTCGACAAGAACGGCCGAATTTCGATTGCGCGCGTGTACATGTCCGCGGATTACCTTTACACTGTCATTCGAAAGGTCGTGGCCGATCACGGCCAGACGGTCCCCGTGATCATCCGAGCGGACGGGGAAACGCGGCATGACGCGATTCGAGCCGCGATGGACGCGGTGACCCGCGCGGGACTGTGGAAGGTCAAGTTCGCGGCGATTCGAGAAAAGGCAAGTTAG